AGCGTAGGGCTTCGGTGGCTCCTGCTAGCCCCAGCTTTACCCAGCTTGGTTGGTGGTTGGGAATCCAGTTGCCCAAAAAGATCCGGGCTACGGCCATCAACACCAAGGCATCGGGGCAACTGGGCTGATCGCGGCCCACCCGTCGCCGCAAGGGTGCCGGAGCGTCTTGCCCCACAAAGGGCAGCACAATAAATTCAGTGATGCCGCGCTGCCCCCGCTGCTGAGCCCGTTGCTGCAGCGATCGCAACTGCTCTAGATGGCGGATCTGCTGGCGAGGCGTTTCGATATGGCCGGATAGGATGGTGCTGGTGGTGGGCATACCTAGGTGGTGAGCTGTTTCCACCACGTCTAGCCAGGTTTGGGTGTTGATTTTTTCCGGGCAGAGCACCTTGCGCACATCGTCGTCGAGCACCTCTGCTGCCGTTCCAGGCATGGAGCCTACCCCCGCTTCTTGCAATGCTTCAATCACCGCTGCGTAGGAGCAGCCATCTTCCCGAGCAATAAACTCAACTTCTTGGGGGGAGAAGGCATGGAGGTGCAGTTGGGGAAAGGCGGATTTGATGGTGTTGACGAGGCTGAGGTAGTAGGGCAAGGATGCTCCATCCTGCTTAGCTTCAAGGTTGAGCCCCCCCTGCATACAAATTTCTGTTGCGCCGCGCTGAACGGCATCAGCGGTTTTTTCTAGAATCACCGTGTCATTCAGCCAGTAGGCACCGGGTTGATTTGCATCGCGGCGAAAGGCGCAGAAGCTACAGTGCTGTTCGCAAATGTTCGTGAAGTTGATATTACGGTTGATCACGTAGGTGACTGTGTTCCCCGCCTGCCGCTGTCGCAGTTGGTCGGCTGTCTCCTGGATGGCTCGCGCTGCCTGGATGGATGGGGGGAGGGGCGATCGCTCCCCTATGGTCTGGGCGGGATGGGCGGCTTCAAGTAACGCAACACCCTCAGATTCAGTGAGGTCGTATCCGGCAAGCGCACGGTCAAGAATGGGTTGGATGTCAAGGGGCATGGCGACGTTAACACAGGCATGATCGGGACTGCATCCACCATAACAGCTTTATTACCCGTCGATGGAGTTGCACCCATAGATGGTCGTATGGGTGAAGGGAGGGCTATCCCTGGCAACGGATGTGCTCTGCGGATGGAGTTGCTAAAATCTGGAAAGATTGTTAGAACCAAGGGCATCCTGATGCTGCTTTGGCTTCTAAGGGTGAGGGGT
This DNA window, taken from Candidatus Obscuribacterales bacterium, encodes the following:
- the cofH gene encoding 7,8-didemethyl-8-hydroxy-5-deazariboflavin synthase subunit CofH, giving the protein MPLDIQPILDRALAGYDLTESEGVALLEAAHPAQTIGERSPLPPSIQAARAIQETADQLRQRQAGNTVTYVINRNINFTNICEQHCSFCAFRRDANQPGAYWLNDTVILEKTADAVQRGATEICMQGGLNLEAKQDGASLPYYLSLVNTIKSAFPQLHLHAFSPQEVEFIAREDGCSYAAVIEALQEAGVGSMPGTAAEVLDDDVRKVLCPEKINTQTWLDVVETAHHLGMPTTSTILSGHIETPRQQIRHLEQLRSLQQRAQQRGQRGITEFIVLPFVGQDAPAPLRRRVGRDQPSCPDALVLMAVARIFLGNWIPNHQPSWVKLGLAGATEALRWGCNDIGGTLMEEHITTMAGAQGGTCMEVEDLQQAIRSIGRPPQERDTLYQPVHRSSPIPIQV